Part of the Anaerohalosphaeraceae bacterium genome is shown below.
CTCTGCCGATAGAGATTCGGACTCATCTTTTCAACCTGAAAGTCCGTCATATAACTCAAACCGCGGCTGAGGGTGCATTTGTGGGTCCGCGGTCCTCGAAACGGAAACCGCTCCACCAGTCCTCGGCGCGGCAGCGGCTGGTCCGGACCGCTGATCAGTTCCGTCAGGCAGTTGTCGTCTGCAAAAACACTCACCACGTGCGAACAGCCGGTTGCCCACAGCAGCATCTCGTACCGTTCCGTTTTCAGATGCCGTCGTGCGTAAATCCGAAACAGTTCAGGATGCAGCGGACGCTGAAAAAGGGAGAAGGTCAATTCGCTGACTGCCAGGTTGGTCTTCGGAACATCCATTGCTTTCCTGCCTTTCTGTGCAAATCCCTGTTTGTCTTTTCTCATTATACCAAAGCCGAAAAAGACAAATCAAGGCCCTTATCAATACTGAAAAAACGGTTCAGTCCGCTTTATCGGACTTAATTTTTGCAAGTCTGTACGAAACAACGACTAAAGAAGTGCAGAAAAATTGAGAAATTTTTGCTTTTTCAGAGATTTCACTGAAAGACAAGCAGGTTCAGAACGGCTGCCAGAATGTCGTAAAAGGCGTGAGTGCCTGCTGTGATGCCGAACCCCCGGAACGCATACAGCACAGCAAAATACACGCCTGCAATCATCCGAAAGAAAAACTTGCTTCCCTCAAAGGCCTCGCCGGTGCCCAGCCGGCCGTTCACAAAAAAGACATGATGATGCACGCTGAACAGAAAGGCTGACACCAGCACTGCCCCGATGACCGACTGTTTTCGCGTGAATCCCAGAATATCCTGAAACAGGAGCATCAACACGCCGATTAAAATCAGCCGAAAAACCAGTTCTTCATAAATCCCCGCCCCGATGCCGGTGATGACCTGCAGCCACAGCTCCTGACGGGCTAGGCCGACGGCGGAGGAAAGAAGCAGGGCCGCATTGGAAGAGATTTCCGTCGTCCGATTCAGCAGAAGACTAAGGACAATCAGCGGTACCGACAGCAGCAGGCACTCGCCTGTCATCGGCAAAAAGTCCGGCCAGTGAATCCGCCAGGGACTTTTGGAGGTGATTTGAAAAATCAGCAGAATCACCAGCGGAACCAGCGGGGTAGCTACCCAAATCATTCGGGGAGAAAACCCCAGGTACTCCAGAACGTTTTGGACCCACAAAAACGCAACCACTCGGGTCTGCGGCTGGGCCAGACGCTCCGAAAGAGCCGCCGGGTCAATCAGGTACGTTCCCATTTCATACAGCAGAATAAAGCCCAGCAGATAGACCAGGGCGTAAATCGGACGGCTTGTCCGGTCCATATAGGTATCCGGAACAAACGTCATCAGCTGACGGAACGAATCCCGATGTTTTCGCTTTCGGCTCATTTTCACCCGTTCTGCGGGGGCTTCTTCCTTTTCACAAGGCACTTGAAACAGTAAAATTCCTTTGCAGAAAAGTAAAGACAATTTACCAGACCGGAAAGGAAAATCAATGCGTTCCGAAACCCTGATGGATATCTATCATCGGCTCTACGCCCGATTCGGCCCGCAGCACTGGTGGCCTGGAGAAACGCCGCTTGAAATCATGATTGGGGCCGTTCTGACGCAGAATACCAACTGGAAAAACGTCGAAAAAGCCATTGCCAACCTGAAGGCCTCATTGCTTCTGGACATCCGCAAACTTGACCGGATTTCTCCGGACCGCCTGGCGGAGCTGATTCGGCCCGCCGGTTACTTTCGCATCAAGGCCCAGCGGCTGAAAAATCTGATTGCCTGGCTTTCGAAAAAGTGCGGCGGACAAATTGAGTCGCTCAAAGAACTGCCGACCGGCCGGCTCCGGGAGGAGCTTTTGTCCATCCGAGGAATCGGGCCGGAAACGGCGGATTCCATTCTTCTGTATGCGCTCGAAAAACCCGTCTTTGTCGTCGATGCCTACACCGCGCGAATCCTTGGACGGCATCACCTTCTTGAGGAGGGGGCCGGCTATGAAGAGATACAGTCTCTTTTTGAAAGCACCCTTCCCAAAGACACGGTCCTTTTCAATGAATACCATGCCCTCCTTGTGCGGTGCGGAAAGGACTTCTGCAAACCCAAAGCCGCCTGTCGAGGTTGTCCCCTTGAAGACCTCCCCCACGAAACCCGGCAGGATTTCCTGTAATTTTCCGGAGTTTCAGGGCTGCGGAGTCGGCTCAGTTTGCGGCGGAGGCGTTTCTTCTTTGGATTGTTCAATTTGACGCAGTTCTTCCTGAAGCCGCAGGACCGCCTCGGCACTTTGACGGGCTTTTTCTTCCGCCTGAACGGCACGCTCCCGAGCTTCCTCCATCTGCGATTGTTTTTGCCGGGCTTCCTCAGATGCCTTCCGAACCTCTTCCGAAAGGGCGGTGGTGGTTTCCTGTGTGGTCCGGCGATGCTGTTCAGCCTCCGCGGCTGCTTCTATCGCCTGTTCAAGCTCCCGCTGGGCTTGGGCGGCCTGCTCCTGAAGCTTCAGGGCCTCCTGTCGAAGCCGCTCCGCTTCCTCTAATGCCGCCTGATAACGCTGTTCTTCTTCCTGAAGCCGGCGAAGGGCTTCCTCTCGCTGCACCTCTGCCTTGACTCGGCGAGTTTCCATCTGAGCAGCCCGCTTTTCGATCAAATCCCGATAGGAACCGCCCCAGAACGGCTCCAGAATGCCGGGTTCCAGGTCCAGGTCAAATCCGGGTTTTTCAAATTTTCTGCGGATATCCTCCGTTACAGTCTCAAACGGCCTGCCTCCGCCGGAAATGCTCGGCGTCAGAATAAAGAAGATTTCGGTGCCTTTTTCTTCAAAGTCTTTGCTGGAGAACAAATATCCGATAATCGGCAGGTCCTTAAAGAACGGGATCCCTCGAACCACGGACCGCTTTTCACTCTTGCGCATCCCGCCGATGACCAGACTTTCTCCCGGTCGAATCCTTGTCTCTGCGATTTCAATCGAACGCTCCGTGATAATCGAACGCTGGATAACCCCTTCGGGCTTGGAACGAGAGCCGATTTTGATGGAGGCAGCCAGTCCGATGGAACCGTCCGAATAGACGGTCGGGATCACCGTCAGTGTATCCTGCACCCAGACATATTCCGTAATGTTGTAGGCGTCGCTCGCTCCGCCCAGGCCCGTCTTCACCTTTTCCACCGGTGTATAATCCTGAATGGTTACGGTTGCCTGCTTTCCGTTGACGGTTTCCAGCGTCGGATTGAGCAGAATCTTCAGATAACCGCGGGACACCAGCAAGTCCAGCACGGCCCGGACCTGATGCCCCGGCACCCAGCGGTCCACCCAATAGCCGAAATCCCCGCCGAAGTTAGCCCGTTCCGTTTCCCGAAGAGAGGCCCCCGGAAAGGCCGGGTCCAGGTCAATCAGCTCTCCCGGCTTAAACGAAAGGCCGGAATATTTCGACGGGTCTATCTCGAAAATCTGCCCGTTTTTGATAGCGTAATGTTTTCCGCCGCTTTCTCCGTAATAGAACGTGGCCAATTTTTC
Proteins encoded:
- a CDS encoding DUF2617 family protein is translated as MDVPKTNLAVSELTFSLFQRPLHPELFRIYARRHLKTERYEMLLWATGCSHVVSVFADDNCLTELISGPDQPLPRRGLVERFPFRGPRTHKCTLSRGLSYMTDFQVEKMSPNLYRQSHIDLQRFARNRGLFVAFGSVSAEGLEPFSYIDFEARRDELHIHAFHAFPEQLTIIKTQSLFDMRG
- a CDS encoding CPBP family intramembrane metalloprotease; its protein translation is MPCEKEEAPAERVKMSRKRKHRDSFRQLMTFVPDTYMDRTSRPIYALVYLLGFILLYEMGTYLIDPAALSERLAQPQTRVVAFLWVQNVLEYLGFSPRMIWVATPLVPLVILLIFQITSKSPWRIHWPDFLPMTGECLLLSVPLIVLSLLLNRTTEISSNAALLLSSAVGLARQELWLQVITGIGAGIYEELVFRLILIGVLMLLFQDILGFTRKQSVIGAVLVSAFLFSVHHHVFFVNGRLGTGEAFEGSKFFFRMIAGVYFAVLYAFRGFGITAGTHAFYDILAAVLNLLVFQ
- a CDS encoding endonuclease III domain-containing protein; translated protein: MRSETLMDIYHRLYARFGPQHWWPGETPLEIMIGAVLTQNTNWKNVEKAIANLKASLLLDIRKLDRISPDRLAELIRPAGYFRIKAQRLKNLIAWLSKKCGGQIESLKELPTGRLREELLSIRGIGPETADSILLYALEKPVFVVDAYTARILGRHHLLEEGAGYEEIQSLFESTLPKDTVLFNEYHALLVRCGKDFCKPKAACRGCPLEDLPHETRQDFL